In Trichomycterus rosablanca isolate fTriRos1 chromosome 20, fTriRos1.hap1, whole genome shotgun sequence, one DNA window encodes the following:
- the LOC134334900 gene encoding olfactory receptor 52K1-like encodes MENVSNVLVFSLTGLNLTLEDRYMYFSLTALSYNLIWLCNLTVIYCIASDKQLHEPMYIFLCNLCLTALYGTSGFYPKFLYDLLNPTHEISYSACLFQVFVIYSYVLCDVSTLTVMAYDRYVAICRPLEYHSEMTNQKIFKCILICWLPPFICMAVVVLLAARLTLCGSTIEKMYCETWAVVKLACSSTTLNNVFGYIVILVYFGHAVLIAFSYMHLVINCRKSKDSRYKFMQTCVPHLAALFNITVAMLFDVFYSRYGSSSVPHVLRNFLALDFLFVPPILNPIIYGLKLTKIRQNILRLFFKCNKTVS; translated from the coding sequence ATGGAAAATGTGTCCAACGTCCTGGTATTCTCACTCACTGGATTAAATTTAACTCTGGAAGACAGatacatgtatttttctttaacaGCACTGTCATATAACTTGATTTGGTTATGTAACCTTACTGTAATTTATTGCATTGCATCAGATAAACAGCTTCATGAGCCAATGTACATATTTTTGTGTAATTTATGCCTGACTGCGCTGTACGGCACTTCAGGATTCTACCCTAAATTCCTGTATGACTTACTCAACCCGACTCATGAGATTTCCTACTCTGCATGTTTGTTTCAGGTATTTGTTATTTACTCATATGTTTTATGTGACGTTTCAACTTTGACAGTAATGGCGTATGACAGGTATGTGGCCATATGCAGACCGCTGGAATATCACTCTGAAATGACAAACCAAaagatttttaaatgtattcttatttgttggctcccaccatTCATTTGCATGGCTGTTGTAGTCTTGTTAGCAGCAAGATTAACCTTATGTGGTTCAACTATTGAAAAGATGTACTGTGAAACGTGGGCAGTTGTTAAACTGGCCTGTTCCTctacaaccctgaataatgtGTTTGGTTACATAGTGATACTTGTATATTTTGGACATGCAGTATTGATCGCTTTCTCATACATGCACTTGGTTATAAACTGCAGGAAATCTAAAGACAGCAGGTATAAATTCATGCAGACTTGTGTGCCACACTTAGCAGCACTGTTCAATATTACTGTTGCAATGTTGTTTGATGTGTTTTACAGTCGATATGGATCATCTTCAGTTCCCCACGTCTTGAGGAATTTCTTAGCACTGGATTTTCTATTTGTGCCTCCTATTTTAAATCCTATTATCTACGGACTAAAACTGACCAAAATACGGCAAAATATATTGAGATTGTTCTTCAAATGTAATAAGACTGTTTCTTAA
- the LOC134334457 gene encoding olfactory receptor 4E2-like, with protein sequence MENSTQEFMFLLYGLNDTRTNKNIYFAFGLVAYIMTLFINGMLIATIILEKKLHEPMYLFICNLFANGICGSSAFYPKILVDLLADTHVISYVGCYVQVYIIFSYAFCELTCLTVMSVDRYVAICKPLEYHSLMTLHMVAKLLVFNWTFTLLRTSIGAVLTFRLPLCGNVIDKLYCSNWDIVKLSCIDVTLNSLYGYFQTFFQVSQAAIIVVSYVQIIKVSLHSKTGRVKFMQTCLPHLITLFNFIISLFFDVMYARYGKLEGQQALRNILAMEFLVVPPLLNPLIYGIKLTQIRQGFLKIYIYRHKAVRPS encoded by the coding sequence ATGGAGAATTCTACACAAGAATTTATGTTTTTGCTGTATGGACTGAATGACACCaggacaaacaaaaacatttattttgcatttggtCTAGTTGCCTATATCATGACTCTTTTTATAAACGGGATGCTTATTGCTACGATTATTCTGGAGAAAAAACTTCATGAACCTATGTATCTGTTTATATGTAATTTGTTTGCAAATGGAATATGTGGTTCTTCTGCTTTCTATCCGAAGATCCTTGTGGATCTTTTAGCAGACACTCATGTAATCTCATATGTTGGGTGTTATGTCCAAGTATATATTATTTTCTCATATGCTTTTTGTGAATTAACATGTTTAACTGTTATGTCAGTTGACCGTTATGTAGCCATATGTAAGCCTTTAGAATATCATTCTCTCATGACGCTTCATATGGTGGCAAAACTGCTTGTTTTTAATTGGACTTTCACTTTACTTCGAACATCAATTGGAGCTGTTCTGACTTTCAGGTTACCGTTATGTGGCAATGTAATTGACAAGCTTTACTGCTCTAACTGGGACATCGTTAAGCTATCTTGCATAGATGTGACTTTAAACAGTCTGTATGGttattttcaaacattttttcaggTTTCACAAGCTGCAATTATTGTAGTGTCGTATGTTCAAATTATCAAAGTGTCACTGCATTCTAAGACAGGCAGAGTTAAATTCATGCAAACGTGTCTTCCCCACTTAATTACGCTCTTCAACTTcattatttcactgttttttGATGTTATGTACGCTCGCTATGGCAAACTTGAGGGACAGCAAGCTCTGCGTAACATTCTGGCTATGGAGTTTCTTGTTGTGCCTCCTCTCCTAAACCCTTtgatatatggaataaaactaACCCAGATACGACaaggatttttaaaaatatacatttacaggCATAAAGCAGTGCGACCGAGCTGA
- the LOC134334536 gene encoding olfactory receptor 4E2-like has translation MHWKRRMENSTREFMFLLYGLNDTRTNNNIYFAFGLVAYIMTLFINGMLIATIILEKTLHEPMYLFICNLFANGICGSSAFYPKILVDLLADTHVISYIGCFAQVIAIFSYAFSELTCLTVMSFDRYVAICKPLEYHSLMTLQKVRNLLLFTWTFTLLQTSVGAVLTSRLPLCGNVIDKLYCSNWDIVKLSCIDVTVNNVYGYVLTFFQILQAAIIVVSYVQIVKASLRSKTGRVKFMQSCFPHLITLISFTVSLIFDVMYARYGKIQGQQALRNILAMQFVVVPPLLNPLIYGIKLTQIRQGFLKMYVYRHKAVRPS, from the coding sequence ATGCACTGGAAGAGAAGGATGGAGAATTCTACACGAGAATTCATGTTTTTGCTGTATGGACTGAATGACACCAGGACaaacaataacatttattttgcatttggtCTAGTTGCCTATATCATGACTCTTTTTATAAACGGGATGCTTATTGCTACAATTATTCTGGAGAAAACACTTCATGAACCTATGTATCTGTTTATATGTAATTTGTTTGCAAATGGAATATGTGGTTCTTCTGCTTTCTATCCGAAGATCCTTGTGGATCTTTTAGCAGACACTCATGTCATCTCATATATCGGGTGTTTTGCCCAAGTAATTGCCATTTTCTCATATGCTTTTTCAGAATTAACATGTTTAACAGTTATGTCATTTGACCGTTATGTAGCCATATGTAAGCCTTTAGAATATCACTCTCTCATGACGCTTCAGAAAGTGAGAAAtttacttcttttcacctggacTTTCACTTTACTTCAAACATCAGTTGGGGCTGTTCTGACTTCCAGGTTACCATTATGTGGTAATGTAATTGACAAGCTTTACTGCTCTAATTGGGACATTGTTAAGCTATCTTGCATAGATGTGACTGTAAACAATGTGTACGGTTACGTTCTAACATTTTTTCAGATTTTACAAGCTGCAATCATTGTAGTGTCGTATGTTCAAATTGTCAAAGCATCACTGCGTTCTAAGACAGGTCGGGTTAAATTCATGCAGTCGTGTTTTCCCCACTTAATAACACTCATTAGCTTCACTGTTTCACTGATTTTTGATGTTATGTACGCTCGCTATGGCAAAATTCAGGGACAGCAAGCTCTGCGTAACATTCTGGCTATGCAGTTCGTTGTTGTGCCTCCTCTCCTAAACCCTTtgatatatggaataaaactaACCCAGATACGGCaaggatttttaaaaatgtatgtttacAGGCATAAAGCAGTGCGACCGAGCTGA